In Cloacibacterium caeni, a single window of DNA contains:
- the pepT gene encoding peptidase T, giving the protein MQTIEFNHEWKMRLLNRFLTYVKIYSTSDAESETTPSSPQQWDIAKYIFQELQDLGLSDVSMDENGYIMAYVPSNISENEPTVGFIAHYDTSPDFNGKDVNPQIWEDYNGGDLVLNKETGFTLSSEKFPSLKKYVGKTLITTDGTSLLGADDKAGVAEIVTAAEYLLAHPDIKHGRIAIGFTPDEEIGRGAHKFNVARFGAEYAYTMDGSEVGELEFENFNAAGAVVKINGLSVHPGYAFGQMKNAGLLAVEFAQMLPANETPATTKGFEGFYHLMEIKGDVSEAKLQYIIRDHDAEKFENRKKFITEKVAEFNAKHGENTAEIEIKEQYRNMKQQFEGKMHIVEIAEQAMKDANIEPKIKAIRGGTDGAQLSYMGLPCPNIFAGGENFHGPYEYVALESMEKAVKVIVNIAKAKK; this is encoded by the coding sequence ATGCAGACAATAGAATTCAATCACGAATGGAAAATGCGTCTTCTGAACCGTTTTCTGACTTATGTAAAAATATATTCAACCAGTGATGCAGAAAGCGAAACCACGCCTTCTTCTCCACAGCAATGGGACATCGCGAAATACATCTTCCAAGAATTGCAAGATTTAGGACTTTCTGATGTTTCTATGGACGAAAATGGTTACATCATGGCGTATGTTCCTTCTAATATTTCTGAAAATGAACCAACGGTAGGTTTTATCGCACACTATGATACTTCGCCAGATTTTAACGGGAAAGATGTAAATCCACAAATTTGGGAAGATTACAACGGTGGAGATTTGGTGCTCAACAAAGAAACGGGCTTTACACTTTCTTCGGAAAAATTCCCAAGTCTGAAAAAATATGTAGGAAAAACTTTGATTACTACAGACGGAACTTCGCTTCTTGGAGCTGATGATAAAGCAGGAGTTGCAGAAATTGTAACCGCTGCAGAATATCTTTTGGCGCATCCAGATATTAAACACGGAAGAATTGCGATAGGTTTTACACCAGACGAAGAAATTGGAAGAGGAGCTCATAAGTTTAATGTGGCGAGATTTGGTGCAGAATACGCTTATACAATGGATGGAAGTGAAGTAGGAGAACTAGAATTCGAGAATTTTAATGCAGCAGGAGCAGTGGTGAAAATCAACGGACTTTCTGTACATCCAGGTTATGCTTTTGGTCAAATGAAAAATGCAGGACTTCTTGCAGTGGAATTTGCACAAATGTTACCTGCTAATGAAACACCAGCTACCACCAAAGGTTTTGAAGGTTTTTATCATTTAATGGAAATTAAAGGTGATGTTTCTGAAGCTAAATTGCAATACATTATTAGAGACCACGATGCTGAAAAATTTGAAAATCGTAAAAAATTCATCACCGAAAAAGTAGCAGAATTTAATGCAAAACATGGTGAAAATACTGCCGAAATAGAAATTAAAGAGCAGTACAGAAATATGAAACAGCAATTTGAAGGCAAAATGCACATTGTAGAAATTGCAGAACAAGCGATGAAAGACGCCAACATAGAACCGAAAATTAAAGCAATTAGAGGTGGAACTGATGGTGCACAATTGTCTTACATGGGATTGCCTTGTCCAAATATTTTTGCAGGTGGAGAAAACTTCCATGGGCCGTATGAATATGTGGCGCTAGAATCTATGGAAAAAGCTGTGAAAGTAATTGTGAATATCGCGAAAGCGAAGAAATAA
- a CDS encoding hydroxymethylglutaryl-CoA lyase, producing the protein MFLTECPRDAMQGWGEFIPTQKKIDYINALMEVGFDVLDCGSFVSPKAIPQMADTKDVIPEIQKKNNTKISVIVANISGAERALKHENVDILGFPFSISETFQYRNTNKNQEEAYEEIVKIWELVQSENRELNLYFSMAFGNPYGEIWKWQDVEFWAKRFAEIGIKNILLSDTTGTGNVERISQLFEKIPAQFPDIHFGAHFHNKYEDSYVKLKAAYDKGCRRFDSAIKGIGGCPYAKDDLVGNMPTEQVINFMASEKIDHKLNLLNFEAAWNRAKDIFKF; encoded by the coding sequence ATGTTTTTAACTGAATGTCCACGAGACGCCATGCAAGGTTGGGGAGAATTTATTCCCACTCAAAAAAAGATTGATTACATTAATGCATTGATGGAAGTAGGCTTTGATGTACTTGATTGTGGAAGTTTCGTGTCGCCAAAAGCCATTCCTCAAATGGCAGATACTAAAGACGTAATCCCTGAAATTCAGAAAAAAAATAACACCAAAATTTCTGTCATCGTTGCCAATATTTCTGGCGCAGAACGTGCCTTGAAGCATGAAAACGTTGATATTTTAGGCTTTCCTTTTTCTATTTCTGAAACTTTTCAGTACAGAAATACCAATAAAAACCAAGAAGAAGCGTATGAAGAAATTGTTAAAATTTGGGAGTTGGTACAATCCGAAAATAGAGAATTGAACCTTTATTTTTCTATGGCTTTCGGAAATCCTTATGGCGAAATCTGGAAATGGCAAGATGTAGAATTTTGGGCTAAAAGATTTGCAGAAATTGGTATCAAAAACATATTGCTTTCAGACACTACAGGAACAGGAAATGTAGAGCGAATTTCGCAATTGTTTGAAAAAATTCCTGCACAGTTTCCTGATATTCATTTCGGGGCGCATTTTCATAATAAATATGAAGATTCTTACGTAAAACTGAAAGCGGCTTACGATAAAGGTTGCAGAAGATTTGACTCTGCAATTAAAGGAATTGGCGGTTGTCCTTATGCAAAAGATGATTTGGTAGGAAATATGCCAACGGAACAAGTCATAAATTTTATGGCATCTGAAAAAATAGACCACAAACTGAACCTTCTTAATTTTGAAGCAGCTTGGAATAGAGCAAAAGATATTTTTAAGTTTTAA
- a CDS encoding sulfurtransferase has translation MKPIITATELSEIFHQENLVILDARTGKEARENYLQNHIKGARFIDLDKDLAEIGENAAFGGRHPLPKISKFAETLQNLGISEDSHIVVYDTSNGANAAARCWWMLKSFGVEKVQVLSGGFQTAEKAGIPLKSGEEIFEKTSFILKENWSWPTSTLEEVEKEISENSAIVIDVRDAYRYRGESEPIDLVAGHIPGAINIPFSENLDENGSFLSPETLKEKYHNLLSDASTPLSMTKKLIIHCGSGVTACHTILALDYAGFPIPNLYVGSWSEWSRREGKEIAREV, from the coding sequence ATGAAACCCATCATCACCGCAACCGAACTTTCAGAAATTTTCCATCAAGAAAACTTAGTAATTCTTGATGCGAGAACGGGAAAAGAAGCTCGTGAAAATTATCTACAAAATCACATCAAAGGCGCTAGATTTATAGACCTTGACAAAGATTTAGCAGAAATTGGCGAAAATGCAGCTTTCGGAGGAAGACATCCTTTGCCAAAGATTTCAAAATTTGCAGAGACTCTGCAAAATTTAGGAATTTCTGAAGATTCACATATTGTGGTGTATGACACTTCTAACGGTGCAAATGCCGCTGCAAGATGTTGGTGGATGTTAAAATCTTTTGGAGTTGAAAAAGTTCAGGTTTTGAGTGGTGGATTTCAAACGGCAGAAAAAGCAGGAATTCCTTTAAAATCTGGGGAAGAAATTTTTGAAAAAACTTCTTTTATCTTGAAAGAAAACTGGAGTTGGCCAACCTCAACTTTGGAAGAGGTAGAAAAAGAAATTTCAGAAAATTCTGCGATCGTCATAGATGTACGAGATGCTTACAGATACCGTGGAGAAAGTGAACCAATAGATTTAGTAGCAGGACATATTCCTGGTGCGATTAACATTCCTTTTTCTGAAAATTTAGATGAAAATGGATCGTTTCTATCACCCGAAACACTCAAAGAAAAATATCACAACTTATTATCAGATGCTTCGACTCCGCTCAGCATGACAAAAAAACTAATCATTCACTGTGGTTCTGGAGTTACAGCTTGTCATACCATTTTGGCTTTAGATTATGCTGGTTTCCCAATTCCTAATTTATATGTTGGTTCTTGGAGCGAATGGAGCCGAAGAGAAGGTAAGGAAATTGCGAGAGAAGTTTAG
- a CDS encoding SUF system Fe-S cluster assembly protein encodes MKFTDEQIATIGENIIKALKTVFDPEIPVDIYELGLVYDVQISEDGDVKVVMTLTTPNCPVAESLPQEVKEKVAAVENVKSVDLELTFEPSWNKDMMSEEAKFELGILF; translated from the coding sequence ATGAAATTTACAGACGAACAAATTGCAACAATAGGAGAAAACATCATCAAAGCCTTAAAAACGGTTTTTGACCCAGAAATTCCCGTAGATATTTACGAATTGGGATTGGTTTATGACGTGCAAATTTCTGAAGATGGAGATGTAAAAGTAGTGATGACTTTAACCACACCGAATTGTCCTGTTGCAGAATCTTTACCACAAGAAGTGAAAGAGAAAGTAGCAGCTGTAGAAAACGTAAAATCTGTAGATTTAGAGCTTACTTTTGAACCAAGTTGGAACAAAGATATGATGAGTGAAGAAGCAAAATTTGAATTGGGAATTTTATTTTAA
- a CDS encoding 3'-5' exonuclease, translated as MIKNIPIEKVLFLDIETVPQVSNFAELSETEQKLWDKKTARQREEEISAADFYGDRAGIMAEFGKIICISIGIYDKNNKILIRSFAGDDEEELLKEFGEIFNRPKLQNVILCAHNGKEFDFPWIARRFLINGMQPPIPFQMFGKKPWEIPHLDTMELWKFGDWKSFISLELMAHIFGVPTPKDDIDGSMVSSIYYIEKDLPRIVKYCEKDVLTLANIFRKMRQEDLLERRED; from the coding sequence ATGATAAAAAATATTCCGATAGAAAAAGTGCTTTTTCTGGATATAGAAACCGTTCCGCAAGTAAGTAATTTTGCTGAACTTTCTGAAACCGAACAAAAACTTTGGGACAAAAAAACTGCAAGACAAAGAGAAGAAGAAATTTCTGCCGCAGATTTTTACGGAGATAGAGCAGGAATAATGGCAGAATTTGGAAAAATTATCTGCATTTCTATTGGGATTTATGATAAAAATAATAAAATTCTCATCAGAAGTTTTGCAGGAGACGATGAAGAAGAATTATTAAAAGAATTTGGAGAAATTTTCAACCGCCCGAAATTGCAAAACGTGATTTTGTGTGCTCACAACGGAAAAGAATTTGATTTTCCTTGGATTGCTAGAAGATTTCTCATCAATGGAATGCAACCGCCAATTCCGTTCCAGATGTTTGGAAAAAAACCTTGGGAAATCCCGCATCTTGATACGATGGAATTGTGGAAATTTGGTGATTGGAAAAGCTTTATTTCTTTGGAATTAATGGCGCATATTTTTGGCGTTCCTACTCCCAAAGATGATATAGATGGTTCTATGGTTTCGTCTATTTATTATATAGAAAAAGACTTGCCGAGAATTGTAAAATACTGCGAAAAAGATGTCTTAACTTTGGCAAATATCTTTCGCAAAATGAGACAAGAAGATTTATTAGAAAGACGTGAAGATTAA
- the sufD gene encoding Fe-S cluster assembly protein SufD: protein MSLFEQIELQKSSLSGSKLQALEQFLSKGFPTKKDEEYKYTHLKEIVEKDYNFSASEHHSISKKQLDELHLGEEHFDFIVFVNGKLHRELSNISVENAEFLTLNYALSHESYSEIIKNHFNTIANQDLAFCNLNEALHENGFFLHVPKNVVIEKPIHVFYLSQNQEENTFYNTRNLLVVEEGAKVEVIESHHNFDETYVFTNSVTEIFSGKNAKADWHKLQNDSDTSYLVDHTFAKQERDSLATVNTFSFGGKLVRNNLDFIHNGENINSFMNGITIIGGEQLVDHHTAVHHNQPNCESYQNYKGVFKDKAHGVFNGKVFVDKIAQKTNAYQQNNNILLDEGATIDTKPQLEIFADDVKCSHGCTVGQLNEDALFYLRARGISKKEAQALLLYAFANDAMQNIDIEPLKLKISKLLAEKLEVEIAFEDLD, encoded by the coding sequence ATGAGTTTATTCGAACAAATAGAACTTCAAAAATCTTCACTTTCTGGGAGCAAACTTCAAGCTTTAGAACAATTCTTGAGCAAAGGTTTTCCAACCAAAAAAGATGAAGAATATAAATATACCCATCTGAAGGAAATTGTAGAAAAAGATTACAATTTTTCTGCTTCAGAGCACCATTCTATCAGCAAAAAACAATTGGATGAACTTCACCTTGGCGAAGAACATTTTGATTTTATTGTTTTTGTGAATGGAAAATTACACAGAGAATTATCGAATATTTCTGTAGAAAATGCTGAGTTTTTAACCTTGAATTATGCACTTTCTCACGAATCTTATTCAGAAATTATTAAAAATCACTTCAATACGATTGCTAATCAAGATTTAGCTTTTTGTAATCTTAATGAAGCACTTCATGAAAATGGTTTCTTCCTTCACGTTCCGAAAAATGTGGTGATAGAAAAGCCAATTCATGTGTTCTATCTTTCTCAAAATCAGGAAGAAAACACTTTTTATAACACCAGAAATTTATTGGTAGTAGAAGAAGGTGCGAAAGTAGAAGTGATAGAATCTCATCATAATTTTGATGAAACTTATGTGTTTACCAACTCTGTAACCGAAATTTTTTCAGGTAAAAACGCAAAAGCAGATTGGCACAAATTGCAAAATGATTCTGATACTTCTTATTTGGTAGACCACACTTTTGCGAAGCAAGAAAGAGATTCTTTAGCAACCGTAAATACATTTTCTTTCGGTGGAAAATTGGTGAGAAACAATCTAGATTTCATTCATAACGGAGAAAACATTAACTCGTTTATGAACGGAATTACCATTATTGGTGGGGAACAACTAGTTGACCATCACACAGCGGTTCATCACAACCAACCGAATTGTGAATCTTATCAGAATTACAAAGGTGTTTTCAAGGATAAAGCTCATGGCGTTTTTAACGGAAAAGTTTTTGTAGATAAAATTGCTCAAAAGACCAATGCTTATCAACAAAACAATAATATTTTGTTAGACGAAGGAGCTACGATTGATACAAAACCTCAGTTAGAAATTTTCGCAGATGATGTAAAATGTTCTCACGGTTGTACGGTTGGTCAGCTGAATGAAGATGCTTTATTTTATCTAAGAGCAAGAGGAATTTCTAAAAAAGAAGCTCAAGCATTGTTATTGTATGCTTTTGCGAATGACGCGATGCAAAATATTGATATTGAGCCTTTAAAGTTGAAAATTTCTAAACTTTTAGCTGAAAAATTAGAAGTAGAAATTGCTTTTGAAGATTTAGATTAA
- the sufC gene encoding Fe-S cluster assembly ATPase SufC, which translates to MLKINNLHAKIEDGVEILKGINLEIKPGEVHAIMGPNGAGKSTLSSVIAGKEDYEVTDGEILFEGENIIEDAPEERAHKGIFLSFQYPVEIPGVTVTNFIKAALNETRKANGLEDMPAKEMLALVREKSELLGIKKDFLSRSLNEGFSGGEKKRNEIFQMMMLNPKLAILDETDSGLDIDALRIVADGVNAFKNEGNAVLLITHYQRLLNYIQPDFVHVLADGKIIKTGDKSLALELEEKGYDWLVK; encoded by the coding sequence ATGTTAAAAATAAATAACTTACACGCCAAAATTGAAGACGGCGTAGAAATTCTGAAAGGAATTAATTTAGAAATAAAACCAGGCGAGGTTCACGCGATTATGGGACCAAATGGTGCTGGTAAATCTACTCTTTCTTCTGTAATTGCAGGAAAAGAAGATTACGAAGTTACTGATGGAGAAATTCTTTTCGAAGGAGAAAACATTATAGAAGATGCTCCTGAAGAAAGAGCGCACAAAGGAATTTTCCTTTCTTTCCAATATCCTGTGGAAATTCCGGGAGTTACGGTGACTAATTTCATCAAAGCTGCGCTTAATGAAACCAGAAAAGCAAATGGTTTAGAGGATATGCCTGCTAAAGAAATGTTGGCCTTAGTTCGTGAAAAATCAGAATTATTAGGAATCAAAAAAGACTTCCTTTCTCGTTCGTTGAATGAAGGTTTCTCTGGTGGCGAAAAGAAAAGAAATGAAATTTTCCAAATGATGATGCTTAATCCTAAATTGGCTATTCTTGATGAAACAGATTCAGGTTTGGATATTGACGCGTTGAGAATCGTAGCTGATGGTGTAAATGCTTTCAAAAATGAAGGAAATGCAGTGCTATTAATTACGCACTACCAAAGATTATTAAACTACATTCAGCCAGATTTTGTACATGTTTTAGCAGACGGAAAAATCATTAAAACAGGTGATAAATCTCTCGCGTTAGAACTCGAAGAAAAAGGATACGATTGGCTCGTAAAATAA